The DNA region ttagggttactattgctgtgatgaaacactatgaccaaaagcaatttgtggaggaaagggtttatatgtGTTACACTTCCACAGTactagtccatcattgaaggaagtcaggacaggaacctaaaATAGGgcaagaaactggaggcaggagctcatgcgGAGGCCATAGAAGGGCATTGCTTACTagtttgctcttcatggcttgctcaaacTTTTTTGTTATAGAATCCAGAACCACTAGCCCAAGCATGGCACCAACTTCAATGGGATGTCctctcccctatcaatcactaatttaaaaagtgCCCTCCAGAGGGTCTTACGGAGGGCGGATTCACGATGTAGGGTCCCTCCCTTCAGATAAcgatagcttgtgtcaagttgacacaaacctagacagcACAACTGAcaccttgtcaacttgactcacaAACACATTACCATTAAGCCATATGTCTTTTCTTGTTCTTCCCTCAAATCACACATTAATATCAACAGTAAGATGTAAACATAAACcttccaaattttaaaagttttataatcCTTAAAATTCAAACACCTTAAAATTTAGTATCTTTAAAATAgtcaatctcttttaaaattcaaagtccttCAAAATTCAAAGTATCTCAAGTGTGGGTTCctgtaaaatacaaaacaacttAAGTATCTTCTCGCTTCAAGAGTGAAGAAGCTTGGCACAATCTCAATCTGAACAAAGTAAAGCCAAACACCAACAGTATCAATAATTAATCTCCAGTGTCTGGGATTCACCCATGATCTTCTGTGCCACTCCAacgggcttgggtcacttctctggctctgccctctgcagtacacatagcttgtcttctaggctcccaTTGGCTTCAAACCTCCACTGCTATTGTttttggtggtcatcccatggtactgtcatctccaaaatgctggggtcttctgcttcAAAGGGGCTACACTTTTACCAATAGCCTCCCCTGGACTCTTAAGGGACTCCAGTGCAGCCACACAACACCAAGCCTGAGCTGTTCCCTATGACCCCTTAACTCCTTCAATACAAGCACCATCTCTGTAACTCTTACACagtaccaagttcagctgccagtaCAATAGACATACAACCTTGACACCACTGTAACATAACTTCTGTGTGCTTACTCTCAagaaacacttcctagaagattcCTCCTCAGTGGTGgcagtctcttcttaatcacagctgattcttcagccccagctgaccagaaTCTGATGTTACAGCAAAGCAAAAGTTTTACTTTAATGATTCAGACTTCATCAACACAGATCCAACTGACCAGACATCTCAAATTCTTCACACAAACGGCCTGGTAgggtctttgcttccctctgaaacttcacaagccagaccTCCATTTTCTGCACTGTTCCCAAcactcttatcttccaagctcccataGAACATCTCACTTAGCTTTCAACACTCAGTGACTTTACTACCCAAAGTtacaaagtccttccacaatcctcccaaaAATCAATATGGTCAGGGTCTGTCAAATCAATATCcaacttctggtaccaatttatATTCactagggttactattgctacaatgaaacaccatgtccaataacaacttgaaaaaaaaaggtttatttcactcacataTAACAGTCCaccatcaaaagcagtgaggacaagaactcaagaagcacaGGAACCTGTAGGcaaaagctgatgcagaggccactgaGGGttgctgtttattggcttgctcctcattgcTTGCTCAGTACTTgttctagaacccaggaccaccagtacatgaatggcaccacccacaatgggttggaccctcctccatcaatcactaattatgaaaatacCCTACagcctgatttttttaatttatttaactcTATTGTATATAAATTGCTGTGAGGGTTtgagatctcctggaactggagttacagacagttatgtaCTGCCAcacaggtgctggaaattgagctcaggacctctgggaggagcagtcagtactcttaaacactgagcgaTCTCTTCAGATCTACAGGTTGAtcttaatggaggcattttcttaatgtgaaaggttctctcctttcagataactctagcttgtgtcaagttgacatagaactagccAACACACAATgtactcaacaacaacaacaaccaaaaaaagttttttaaaaaaaaatgatccagttgtggtggtttgaatatgcttggcccagggagtggcattcttaggaggtgtggccttataggaggaaatgtgtcactgtgggggtggacatTACTGCTAGGAgcttccttctagctgcctgaggGTGCCAGTCTTCTCCtcactgccttcagatcaagatgtagaactcttatcTCCTTCTCCATACCATGTCTGCATgaatgctgtcatgcttcctgcaatgatgaaaatggactgaacctgtcaACTTGTAAgtcatccccaattaaatgttgtcttttataaatgttgccttggtcttggtgtctcttctcatcaatggaaaccctaagatgcTAGTTTAAAAATGGCCTAGGTATCTAAGCAGAGAGTTCTcaatagaagaataaaaacagctaagaaatatctcaaaaatacACATCCTccttagaaatgcaaattaaaacaactctgagatatTATCTTACCTCAGtgagaatgactaagatcaacaaaacagTGGATCATAAATGGTGGCAAATGTAGGAAAAGAGGAACCCTCATTCACTACTGGTAGGAATGTCAATTGGTGCAGCAACTCTGTAAGTCAGTATggagaataaaaaacaaataaaactaagctaaactaaattaaaactaCATCTACCGTAtaagccagctataccactccttggcaaaGACACAAAGGGATTCTACTCCACAGATTCTTGCTCAGCCATTTTCATCACCaatctatttataatagccagaaaatagaaaacagaaacaacctaaatgtccatcaatagattgataatgaaaatgtgccacgtatacacaaatgaaatattattcaactgcaaataaaaatgatatcatgaaatttgcaggcaaatggattatttttaatcatgtgtgtctgcatttgtgtgagtgtgaCAGGTGTTTGTTGAGTACCTGCAAAGGCCAGAGACATCAAGTtgcctggaactagagtcacaggcagttgtgggccacttgacatgtgtgctgggaataaaactcagATCCTCCGTAAGAGTCAGAatgcactcttaactactgagccatctctcctgccccacaaaATGATTTATTAACTGTGCCAATAAAATAAGTCAAATGCTTCTGACATGCAATGGCACAGAAAATGCATTTCTGTTCCAAAAGTGAGGAATGGAGGCACAGCAAGGAGAGGTTGAACTAAAGCAAGAACAAATCTCAGAAGGGCAAACTCCCAGTCCTACAGCTGCATGTCTAACATCTGGGCTTTTGGCGGCATCATCCAGGCTTCAATGGTGCTCAGTAGTACCACTCTACAGTTTTAGCACCCTCAGCACAACGCAGTAGCTCTCAGGATGACGCCACTCTGCCCATCCAACTTTCCTTAGTGGACATCCCAAGATTCTGGCGTCTGCAACATCCTGAGGTCTCTGTTGCTACTTAGGTGTCACCTTCACAGCTTCTACGTAAGACTCAAAGAAACGGCTCCTTGGACCCTCCCTTGGGAATCCCACTGTGCCACACATCAGCTTTCCAAAACCTTGGTGCCAGCCTCCATGACACTGGAGTTTATGCATTTTGGTTTGCCTGCAAATCCAGATCCACATGGACAATGCCGCCAAAGGTAGTTTGGCTCCCTTCTCGTATAGTTGTAATGGCCTGAGTACCTTAGAGGCTGAACCTAGGGAGTTATTTTCACGAAAAGAGTCCTTCAACTACAGTCTTGGTTTAAGCTGTCtcctttcaaattaattttatttcacaaGGTGGAATCTTTGGTGGGCAGGGTCATGCTCTAAAGATACTTTTCCTATTGTCCCAGTGTGACATGTAAGGTCTCCTCTTTGTTGTGTTAACTCTTTAACAATTATAGCTGCTTTCTTTACTCTTCATCACCAACTTTATATAAACTTTCTCACACTCCTCTCCTTGTCAAAAATGCACATGTTTTATATCTTTCTGCTCCACAAGATATTCTTGCTCACTGTGAACCTGGATACGAGCACTAATCAGTAACTAAGCCACAGTCTTATTGACTAGGGCTGCTACAGATGCTACACTGTCTTAAAATTTCCTCTCCCCACCAACttaggctaattttttttttaactcagacTCACTCAAATTTTCAGGGCACTGGCAGAATGTACCATGAATAGACTCTATACCAGTTCTCAGCAGaggttttcccctctgaaatctCATGAAAGAGGAATACACTGTTCACATTTCTCTTGGCAGTCTGATCCTCTCAAAGCCACCCTCCCCAGATTTGGTGGTCTGAATcacttggcccataggaagtgtggcctttttggtggaagtgtgtctctgtgagggGTGAGCTTTGAAATTCTGTTCAGTGCAGAAAAGTCAGTTTTTCTTCTGGCTGaagtcagatcaagatgcagaattctGCTTCTCCTGTGCCATACCTATCTAGAagctgccatactcccaccttgatgataatggactaaacctatcAATCAATAAGCTAgcgccaattaaatgttgtcctttataagagttgcctttgtcatggtatctcttcacagcaatggaaaccctaataaGACAGCATAATAATCTATGAGGCTTGGTTTATAGCAGTCAAGACATCGCTAGCCTGTAGTTCTAAACTATTCCACATTTCTCTGGCTTGTCAGTTCAAAGGCCTCTGAACCTCGTGGTCAGATTTATCACAGTCATAGACCCGCTACTCAGTAACAAGTTTTTTGTATCTGAAATTTTTTGGTGCTCAGAAAAAGCAGTTTATTGGGTTCACCATTTGCAAGCACAGCCTTTCATTTCAGAGAAGGCACAGTGTCAAGAACATCTgaattcaagaggcagagagtgagGAATCCTGGTGCTCAGCTTAGTTTATCCTCTTTATTCAGTCTGTATGATTCCAACCCACGGAATGATGCCATCCACATGACAAACTCCCTCCCTCAGGAACCTACCTAGAGATTtgtctcccaggtgactctaggttctATCAAGTAGAAAGCATTAAGAACCACagcaacaggggctggagagatggctcagcagttagagcaccgactgctcttccagaggtctgtgttcaattcccagcaaccacatggtggctcacaaccatctgcaatgagatctgacgccctcttctggtgtgtctgaagacagctacagtgtattcacatacataaaaaaaaaaaatctaaaataaataaataaataaataaataaatcttaaaaaaaaaaagaaaaaaaaaagaaccacagcaaccggcagggcagtggtggtgcacgcttttaattccagtaaaggcaggtggatccctgcgagttcaaggccagcctgatttacagagcaagttctggaacagccagagattcacacagaaaaactctgtctcaaaaaaaaaaaaaagaaagaaagaaaagaatcacaacaacttaaggaaggaagctGGTTCATAGTTTTGGGGTACAGACCATAGCGGTGGGGATATTATGGCAATCAGAGTGCTATTTACTGCAACAGCTACCCTAAGtgacacataagcacacacattaTGAATAATACACCCTTGTTTCAGAGAtacatactaaaaataaatataatcttcAAAGAACTTTTGGCAtgctatttataaaatgaagctaGAACTCTTCATAATCCTAAGCAGGTTAGAGgagacaaaaaataataataataaaataaaataaacacctcCTAGTCGTTTCACTTTGCAATCTAACCACTAGGTGGCAATGTAGGCTCATAATCCTGATACTACAGTTAGGCCATTCCCCACAGCAGCAGAATTGGGgaatttataagagttgcagttTCTCCAGTTCCTGCACCCAAAACGACTTAATCAACATCTCTAGAGGAGGAAATTAATAATCTACTTTTCTAAGTCCTTCAGTATCTGAAGTTAAGAACAACACGTTTGTATTTTTTGAGAGTTTGTTGCCTTATCAGAGAAGAGCCAAAAGAAAATTCACACATAATAACTGTAATTTACTATTATAACAACTATTGCTAACTACTGTGACCACCATACTAAATGAcctataaatgcatatatgtatataggatgCATCATCattcttatcttaaaaaaatctatgaaatagttatttgtaatttcattttttaaaagaaatgattttaaactTATTTACCTTGCCTGGTATTAATTCAGCCATGTAAGAATATAAATTTCAACTTGGGCCATCAGATTTGCCTACTAAACCTCATATAGACCACCAGCATCCAGCCGAGACCTGGAAAGGGCACCGCTGTCCTCGGGTCAGGAGTGTCTTCATGTCAGCCTCTGAGTCGGCAGGTACTCACAGTGCCCTTAGAGTAAGGCATCAGTTGACCATGGCTTTCTACCGTAATGTTGCTCTGTATGTGACAAGCTTTTACTTTGAAATAAGCCTACCATCTAAGTGAGATCTTTCTGCTTGGATGGAGCTGTTGTATAAGGTTTTGTggttgctttgctttgctttgctctggTTTGTTATCTTCTGTTTGCAGTGCTGGATGGGCATCAAACTCAAGGCCTTAAGCATGATAACCAAGCTCCCTACCACAGTACATACATCTTCTGTTTCTAAAAGGTGCTATGTGCTACAGACCCCGCCTAATATTACCTGTGAAATGACAAAGATTTCTTAAATAtgcatgtactcatataaacTAAGTGATGAATGTACCATTGCATCATACTTACAAACTGTTTGCCAATGATAACATATTTAATTTACATCAAGAAGGTTAAACACAAGTAAAAAATTTTTCCAACGAATCATTTCACACGGGTATATGCTTATCACTCTATTTAATTGTTCAAACTGTATTAGAGAATACATATTTTGGAATACAAATTTCATTAAATTCAGCTGAGACACCAAAGACTCCCCTTAAGAATTTCAGACAATAATCTCACTGTCAAAAATATTATCAAGAAAATCTAATGCTAAGTTTATGTATTCTATCAACACTCATTTTTTCATATGTGCATCAAATTatagcattttcagcaaatgtcTTTCATAAATGTTAGTCAGTAGTTCCAAAATGTGTCATTTATGACTTATGGTGAAGATATGTAGGTGCCCTGTGTTTATTGGCTGTTTTCTCTACCCAGTGAGCTGTTAAAGAAAGACTAGTACAGGATGTGCCAAAGCTCCAGCTCTCCacagcaaaggaagaaaggaagggaggaaggaagggagggaggaaggggttgAATTTAATTATGCCTCTTGATTTTTACTCCTGGAATTTTACTTTCTTCCCTTGCTTACAATTTTAAACACtagaaaatgaacttttaaacatACCTCCTTGAACAAGCATGAGGATTTACTACTTAGAATTGAGAAAGAATTACATAATAATGACAGCAGTGCTGGTATTCTAACTATTGAAAGGGAATGTTAGTTTTataccactaaaaaaaaaaacaaaaaaaaaaaacccggtTTCAAATTCATTAGCAGTGAGTATAACTTCTGGGTGCAAATGGAGAGCCTCTAATGACAACGAGCTGCACAGTGAGTGACTCAAACTAGTCAGGGTAGCAGGAATCAGGGGTCAAGGCCGCTTGCACCATTTTGGTCTCACCACGATATGTAAGTGGGACCATAGTGGTATAGCACTTATTTCTGTCATACATGTAGCACGTCTCAGGAACACCAGTGTCTTCACTGCAGATATTGCTCTGGGTGGCAGTAACGACCTGATCTTCCAGCTCCACTTCCACAGGATCGCATTTCTTACAGCtgaaaacatatgcacacattagAAATGCCCCAGCAAATGTTATCTCACTATACAAGTCACTATAAATGTTGTATGAAGTCTGCTTGTTCTTGCAGCTCTAGCCTACAATAAATGGTGATTCTTTCCAGGCCTAATCATCTGAACAGAAGGaatactttatgaaattcttgaatctttcatgtaaaaaaaaatacttgaaaatcaGCAATATAACTCATGATATGATAAGAGGCTCATCTTACTTATACTGTACTGCAGCTTCCACTGCATGAGTTTATCCCTAGCTGTGTACATGGTTCAATAAATTCAGTTTTAGTGACAAGAGGAATCTATCTATAGTAATATATAGAAATACATGCGCATACAAATATATTCAAGGGgaacagtgtctcactatgttgctcgtgctggcctggaactgtcaGTCCTCCTGTTCCTACACCATATTCCTGAGGGGAGTTTTTGTGTGGCATttttgggagggtgggggtgtgattcaaggcagagtttctctttctctgcatagtcctggcagTCTTAAGATGcattctgtagaccacactggcctcaaactcagaaatccatctaccattgtttcctgagtgctgggattaaagccaggTGCCACTTTGCCCAgtgagagaatttttttaaagtgtttaacaCAGGATTCTATCTTCTCCAAAGAAACACATGAATACTAAAAGCTAAACACTACTTCCTTAAATATTGAAGTAAATTGGCCCCTTCTATATAAGTGAATAAACTTACCTCTACTCTTTTTCTGTGACCAAGTTTTATGAAGGTTTAGTACCTAATCATTAGCCTAAGAATAGGTGTATTCTAAGGTTCAGACACTTGTCAATGTTTATACCCCAATGTGTTTTCAGAAATATCATTgttaataaagtgaaataaatgttATTAACTTCAACATCTGTAATTAGGAAAGGAAACCTTACATGTCTGACAAATGGTATACAAAGTTCCTTCTCAGTGGAGAGTTGGGATCAGAGATATTCTCCCTGTTGTTCAAAGGGACACTGCAAAGAGAGACAACAGAACAGCAACTCAGTACAGATATTGTTGTTTCTGGAAGGAGATCTTAACAGATTAGTAGTTACTATTAAATTATGCCAGTACTCACCTTACTCAATTGTAAACCATTACAGGGCTTTTACAATAATctgttatactttaaaaatcagtttcttGTCTACACACTAGTTAGTTTCCTAGGCTATATACAGctacatgtgtggtgtgtagaAGGTCTTCATTGCTTAtagaataaacaagcaaaaatatatttttaaggatgTATACAtgataaattttttttatttattttattgtatagatgttttgtctccttatatgtctgtgtgcaccaccatatccaTGCAACTCTTCTGGGGCATGTTTTATTTCATGGTTTGTTGGTGGAGAGTTTTTTGATGGTTTTCATTAGGAGTGAATTTTATTGCGTTTTCattttgtccatttgttttgAAGGGATTGTTTGGTTTACTTTGATTTGTTTCATTACTGAGATTGTGTTTCATATAGCTCAGCTTTGCTGTGAACTCCTtttgtagcaaaggatgaccttgaactactgatccttCTGCTCCATCTCCCTCATGCTGAGATTATTTGTGTGTCACCATCCTCAGTTCAGCATAGActactttatataatttatattgcatTCTCAGTGCTAACCCTCAACATTGACTATTcaccaaataaaaacatttttaagaataaatgtaTCTATTCTTTTATTTGATTATAAAGGCTCTTGTGATAAgttttttaccattttttttttttttttactgtatctATGTGTTGATGGTGAGTGTGCTCATGTCATTGCGCATGTGTGGGAGttagtcctctccttccaccatgcagtGTCCTGGAAATCAAATGCAAGTTGTCAGGCGAACACTTtctgcactgagccatctcattaacACCAAAAAGGTTTCCAATAATGGGAATGACAGAGAAACGAACATTTATAAGATTCTACTATGAGTCAAATACTGTTCTTACATAAATTGCTACATAGTCAGAACCccaactatatgtgtgtgtgtgtgtgtattatatgttatatataattattcttttttacaGCCCAGAAATAAGGTTTAAAGGGCCATACTATTACAGTAAACGATAGAGTTGGGAACAGAGCCACAATGACACAGTGAAGGCAATACACTGTCAAGAaacattaattaaattatttgacatcagtaaaatataatataagtAAAAGATGAGTTAGATGCCTATTTAGGCAATTGTCCCCCTGGAGATCCAAACATAAGTGGTTCTTCAATATGGTTTATGTGCAATGTTGTAGGCTAATTTCCTCTAATTGCATGTTGCTATGAGAATCTGTAACTTCTAAGAGTTCTGAAATCTTCTGTCTTCAACTTCTGTAAAATTTCCTCAAGCTTGTTAACAAAACTCAACTATAAGTTGAGTTACATAAGTGGATTAAAACTTCTACATTTAAACAAGCCCTGACACTgctactgatgccatgttgtgcttgcagacaggagcctagcatggctgtcctctgagaggctctaccagcagctgactgagacagatgcagatacttacagtcaagCATTAGACTGAAGTCGGGAACCCCTTTgggagagttaggggaaggaaggattaaaggatccgaaggcccctggcacataagtagcagaggagtGACTGCCTTacctggcctcaatgggagaggatgcgcctaatcctgtagagacttgatgccctggAGAAAGGGGATGGGTTGGGGGGGAGTACTCTCTCAGAGGctaaggggagggggagggagaaaggtggggAACTCTAGGAGCAACATTtggggtgtaaataaataaaataatttttaaaaagttgaagtgaggcctggcggtggtggtgcacacctttaatcccagcacttgggaggcagaggcaggcggatttctgagttcgaggccagcctggtctacagagtgagttccaggacagccaggactacacagagaaaccctgtctcagaaaaccaaaaaaaaaaaaaaaagttgaagtgaggccccaggaagtggggagatctggagggtgggggtggggacatcttggAGGGGAGGAATGGGAcaaggaacagtcagagggcagactaggagggggataacaactggactgtaaaaaacaattaaagaataataataaattcagacccttaattcatttaaaatcatACTCCGAATTCCAATTAAACAAATTTCTACAatattttggcaaaaaaaaagttgaaaattaaaaattaaataaagaagagAGCTGCTTTCAAGCCCCCTCCCTGCT from Mastomys coucha isolate ucsf_1 unplaced genomic scaffold, UCSF_Mcou_1 pScaffold22, whole genome shotgun sequence includes:
- the Jchain gene encoding immunoglobulin J chain — its product is MKTHLLLWGVLAIFVKAVLVTGDNEGTILADNKCMCTRVTSRIIRSTEDPNEDVVERNIRIVVPLNNRENISDPNSPLRRNFVYHLSDICKKCDPVEVELEDQVVTATQSNICSEDTGVPETCYMYDRNKCYTTMVPLTYRGETKMVQAALTPDSCYPD